In the Streptomyces fradiae ATCC 10745 = DSM 40063 genome, one interval contains:
- the glgB gene encoding 1,4-alpha-glucan branching enzyme has translation MTPRRPTRKPPTRTAQPVATTLDAPTPAPAPASPPVPAAPEAPARPVAGADTPAAPAAAATADGTAAARTAAARTGRAAMAAGGTGSAPAGSAPAAARSGAPAAAAPPRPREGADRVPGPAALEGADRARLLAGEHHDPHGLLGAHQVPGGVAFRALRPQARAVAVVLADGARHPLRDDGDGLFSGVLPLPAVPEGYRLLVSYDGAELEVHDPYRFLPALGELDLHLIREGRHEELWTALGARVMTHQGVAGTRFTVWAPNARGVRLAGDWTFWDGTGLPMRSLGASGVWELFVPGIGEGTLYKFEVVGPDGHHALRADPMARRTQCPPETASVVTASHHTWGDAAWMARRGERPVHEAPFSVYEVHLPSWRPGLSYRELAEVLPAYVKDLGFTHVELMPVAEHPYSPSWGYQVTSYYAPTARLGTPDDFKHLVDRLHQEGIGVLVDWVPAHFPKDDWALARFDGTPLYEHPDPRRAEHPDWGTLEFDYGRTEVRNFLVANAVYWCQEFHIDGLRVDAVASMLYLDYSREYGEWAPNEHGGRENFDAVRFLQEMNATVYRRCPGVVTVAEESTAWEGVTRPTDQGGLGFGLKWNMGWMHDSLVYVSKEPVHRKYHHNEMTFSMVYAYSENYVLPISHDEVVHGKQALVSKMPGDWWQRRANHRAYLGFMWAHPGKQLLFMGQEFAQGAEWSHTDGPEWWLLADDYHSAGDHRGVRDLVRDLNAVYAATPALWERDTVPEGFQWALGDAADDNVFAFLRYDAHGAPLLAVSNFSPVVRHDYRLWTPQSVPAWAEVLNTDAVRYGGGGVRNAGALTRGPDGVRMTLPPLATVWLRPA, from the coding sequence GTGACCCCCCGCCGTCCGACCCGCAAACCGCCCACGAGGACCGCCCAGCCGGTCGCCACCACCCTGGACGCCCCCACGCCGGCCCCGGCCCCCGCGTCCCCGCCGGTCCCGGCCGCCCCCGAGGCCCCCGCGCGCCCCGTGGCCGGCGCGGACACCCCGGCCGCCCCGGCCGCCGCGGCCACCGCGGACGGGACCGCCGCCGCACGGACCGCCGCCGCACGGACCGGCCGCGCGGCCATGGCGGCCGGCGGCACCGGATCCGCCCCGGCCGGATCCGCCCCGGCCGCCGCCCGCTCCGGGGCCCCGGCCGCCGCCGCGCCGCCCCGGCCCCGCGAGGGGGCCGACCGGGTGCCGGGGCCGGCCGCCCTGGAGGGGGCCGACCGGGCCCGGCTTCTCGCCGGGGAGCACCACGACCCGCACGGGCTGCTGGGCGCGCACCAGGTGCCCGGCGGGGTGGCGTTCCGGGCGCTGCGCCCGCAGGCGCGGGCGGTCGCGGTGGTCCTCGCCGACGGGGCGCGGCACCCGCTGCGCGACGACGGCGACGGCCTGTTCTCCGGCGTCCTGCCGCTTCCGGCCGTGCCGGAGGGCTACCGGCTGCTCGTCTCGTACGACGGCGCCGAGCTGGAGGTCCACGACCCGTACCGGTTCCTGCCCGCGCTGGGCGAGCTGGACCTGCACCTGATCCGGGAGGGCCGCCACGAGGAGCTGTGGACGGCGCTCGGCGCCCGGGTGATGACCCATCAGGGCGTGGCGGGCACGCGCTTCACCGTGTGGGCGCCCAACGCGCGCGGGGTGCGGCTCGCCGGGGACTGGACGTTCTGGGACGGCACCGGACTGCCGATGCGGTCGCTCGGCGCGAGCGGCGTGTGGGAGCTGTTCGTGCCGGGCATCGGCGAGGGCACGCTCTACAAGTTCGAGGTGGTCGGCCCGGACGGGCACCACGCGCTGCGCGCCGACCCGATGGCCCGCCGCACCCAGTGCCCGCCCGAGACCGCCTCGGTGGTCACCGCCTCGCACCACACGTGGGGGGACGCCGCGTGGATGGCCCGCCGGGGCGAGCGACCGGTGCACGAGGCGCCGTTCTCCGTGTACGAGGTGCACCTGCCGTCCTGGCGGCCGGGGCTGTCGTACCGCGAGCTCGCCGAGGTGCTGCCCGCGTACGTGAAGGACCTCGGCTTCACCCACGTGGAGCTGATGCCGGTCGCCGAGCACCCGTACAGCCCGTCGTGGGGCTACCAGGTCACCTCGTACTACGCGCCCACGGCCCGGCTGGGCACCCCGGACGACTTCAAGCACCTGGTGGACCGGCTGCACCAGGAGGGCATCGGCGTCCTCGTCGACTGGGTGCCCGCGCACTTCCCGAAGGACGACTGGGCGCTCGCCCGCTTCGACGGCACGCCGCTGTACGAGCACCCCGACCCGCGCCGCGCCGAGCACCCGGACTGGGGGACGCTGGAGTTCGACTACGGCCGCACGGAGGTGCGCAACTTCCTCGTGGCGAACGCCGTCTACTGGTGCCAGGAGTTCCACATCGACGGGCTGCGGGTGGACGCGGTCGCCTCGATGCTCTACCTGGACTACTCCCGCGAGTACGGCGAGTGGGCGCCCAACGAGCACGGCGGGCGGGAGAACTTCGACGCGGTCCGCTTCCTCCAGGAGATGAACGCGACCGTGTACCGGCGCTGCCCCGGCGTGGTGACGGTCGCGGAGGAGTCCACGGCCTGGGAGGGCGTGACCCGCCCCACCGACCAGGGCGGCCTCGGCTTCGGGCTGAAGTGGAACATGGGCTGGATGCACGACTCGCTGGTGTACGTCTCCAAGGAGCCGGTGCACCGCAAGTACCACCACAACGAGATGACCTTCTCGATGGTGTACGCCTACAGCGAGAACTACGTGCTGCCGATCTCCCACGACGAGGTGGTGCACGGCAAGCAGGCGCTGGTGTCGAAGATGCCGGGCGACTGGTGGCAGCGGCGCGCCAACCACCGCGCGTACCTGGGCTTCATGTGGGCCCACCCCGGCAAGCAGCTCCTCTTCATGGGGCAGGAGTTCGCGCAGGGCGCCGAGTGGTCGCACACGGACGGGCCCGAGTGGTGGCTGCTGGCCGACGACTACCACTCGGCGGGCGACCACCGGGGCGTGCGGGACCTGGTGCGGGACCTGAACGCGGTGTACGCGGCGACGCCGGCGCTGTGGGAGCGGGACACGGTCCCCGAGGGCTTCCAGTGGGCGCTGGGCGACGCCGCCGACGACAACGTGTTCGCGTTCCTGCGGTACGACGCGCACGGCGCCCCGCTGCTGGCGGTGAGCAACTTCTCGCCCGTGGTGCGGCACGACTACCGGCTGTGGACCCCCCAGTCCGTACCGGCGTGGGCGGAGGTCCTCAACACGGACGCCGTCCGGTACGGCGGCGGCGGCGTGCGCAACGCCGGGGCGCTCACGCGCGGGCCGGACGGCGTCCGCATGACGCTGCCGCCGCTGGCGACGGTCTGGCTCAGGCCGGCCTGA
- a CDS encoding maltokinase N-terminal cap-like domain-containing protein, which translates to MSETASTARAPVALLPSLAPLLLAWLPRRRWFAGKGKPVTGFALVSATELLPPGPAGPGLLHLLVRVQQPGLTASASPGDCYQLLLGVCDALPPRLAPALIGRVTGGPLAGRTVYEALQDPRLAALLLERLRSPGTIGPLRFHRTVAIPDGLPPRVLDAEQSNTSLVYGDAYILKIFRRIHPGANPDLELPLALARAGCARVPAPVAWYEAGSGPDGATLGVLQPYLRGSQDGWQLALEALAAGRDFVPEAHALGRATAEVHTALAEALPTVRLARRQARELAVAMSRRLDAATQAVPALMPYVPGLRAAFETVAALAENGGTWRAQRVHGDLHLGQALRSADGEWSVIDFEGEPTKPLAERRRPQPPVRDVAGMLRSFDYAAHSHHPLDPRWAERCREAYCAGYAEASGRDPRAEAALLRAYETDKAVYEVVYEARHRPDWLRVPMAAVERLAAPPGVAPLPPVAGRALTGRTRYSPDRLP; encoded by the coding sequence ATGTCGGAGACCGCATCCACCGCCCGGGCACCCGTCGCCCTCCTGCCGTCACTGGCGCCACTGCTCCTCGCATGGCTGCCGCGCAGACGGTGGTTCGCCGGGAAGGGCAAGCCGGTCACCGGCTTCGCCCTCGTGTCGGCCACCGAACTGCTCCCGCCCGGCCCCGCCGGACCCGGACTGCTCCATCTGCTCGTCCGCGTCCAGCAGCCCGGCCTGACCGCGTCGGCCTCGCCCGGCGACTGCTACCAGCTCCTGCTGGGCGTGTGCGACGCGCTTCCGCCCCGGCTGGCCCCCGCCCTGATCGGGCGCGTCACCGGGGGGCCGCTGGCGGGACGCACCGTGTACGAGGCGCTCCAGGACCCGCGGCTCGCGGCGCTGCTCCTGGAGCGGCTGCGGTCGCCCGGCACGATCGGCCCGCTGCGCTTCCACCGGACGGTGGCCATCCCCGACGGACTGCCCCCGCGCGTGCTGGACGCCGAGCAGTCGAACACGTCGCTCGTCTACGGCGACGCCTACATCCTGAAGATCTTCCGGCGGATCCACCCGGGCGCCAACCCGGACCTGGAACTGCCGCTCGCCCTCGCCCGCGCCGGCTGCGCGCGGGTCCCCGCGCCCGTCGCCTGGTACGAGGCGGGCTCCGGCCCGGACGGCGCCACCCTCGGCGTGCTCCAGCCGTACCTGCGCGGTTCGCAGGACGGCTGGCAGCTCGCCCTGGAGGCGCTGGCGGCGGGGCGGGACTTCGTCCCGGAGGCGCACGCGCTGGGCCGGGCCACCGCCGAGGTCCACACGGCCCTGGCGGAGGCGCTGCCGACGGTGCGGCTCGCCCGGCGGCAGGCCCGCGAGCTGGCGGTGGCGATGAGCCGCCGCCTGGACGCCGCCACCCAGGCGGTGCCCGCGCTCATGCCGTACGTCCCCGGCCTGCGGGCCGCCTTCGAGACGGTGGCCGCGCTCGCCGAGAACGGCGGCACGTGGCGCGCCCAGCGGGTCCACGGCGACCTGCACCTGGGACAGGCGCTGCGCAGCGCGGACGGCGAGTGGTCGGTGATCGACTTCGAGGGGGAGCCCACGAAGCCGCTCGCCGAGCGGCGCCGCCCGCAGCCGCCGGTGCGGGACGTCGCCGGGATGCTGCGCTCCTTCGACTACGCGGCCCACTCCCACCACCCGCTGGACCCGCGCTGGGCGGAGCGCTGCCGCGAGGCGTACTGCGCCGGGTACGCGGAGGCGTCCGGCCGCGACCCGCGCGCCGAGGCCGCGCTGCTGCGCGCGTACGAGACGGACAAGGCGGTGTACGAGGTCGTCTACGAGGCCCGGCACCGCCCCGACTGGCTGCGCGTGCCGATGGCGGCCGTGGAACGGCTCGCCGCGCCCCCGGGCGTGGCACCGCTGCCGCCGGTCGCCGGGCGGGCGCTGACCGGCCGCACCCGCTACTCCCCCGACCGTCTGCCCTGA
- a CDS encoding alpha-1,4-glucan--maltose-1-phosphate maltosyltransferase, translated as MIGRIPVLDVSPAVDRGRRPAKAVAGETFQVSATVFREGHDAVAANAVLTDPAGRTGPFTPMRELAPGTDRWGADVTPDCEGLWTYHVEAWGDPVATWRHEAGIKIPAGIDTELVLAEGAALHERAADGVPKDEGREAVLAAVDALRDVRRSPADRLAAALAVEVRQALDRHPLRELVSASKPLPLLVERERALFGSWYEMFPRSEGAYEDADGRLVPGTFRTAAERLPAIAAMGFDVVYLPPIHPIGTTHRKGPNNSLTAGPGDPGVPWAIGSAAGGHDAVHPDLGTLEDFDAFVARARELRLEVALDFALQCSPDHPWVRRRPAWFRRRADGSIAYAENPPKKYQDIYPVAFDEDMRGIVRETVRVLRHWMAHGVRIFRVDNPHTKPVVFWQKVIAAVNRTDPDVIFLAEAFTRPAMMRTLGEIGFQQSYTYFTWRNTKHELTEYLTELSGESAASMRPNLFVNTPDILPAYLQHGGRPAFEVRAVLAATLSPTWGMYAGYELCENTPLREGSEEYLDSEKYQLRPRDWAAAEREGRSIAPLITTLNRLRRRHPALRRLRNLRFHHADNDAVIAYSKRRGSNVVLVVVNLDPHHTQEATVSLDMPDLGLDWHETVPVRDELTGDTYHWGRTNYVRLEPGVRPAHVLVVCRSSGGFPADPHRSVLRPSPPIGGSPTS; from the coding sequence CTGATTGGTCGTATCCCCGTCCTGGACGTCTCCCCCGCCGTCGACCGCGGCAGACGGCCCGCCAAGGCGGTGGCCGGTGAGACCTTCCAGGTGTCGGCCACGGTCTTCCGCGAGGGCCATGACGCCGTCGCCGCGAACGCGGTGCTCACCGACCCGGCGGGTCGGACCGGCCCGTTCACGCCGATGCGGGAGCTGGCGCCCGGCACGGACCGGTGGGGCGCCGACGTCACACCGGACTGCGAGGGGCTGTGGACCTACCACGTGGAGGCGTGGGGCGACCCGGTCGCCACCTGGCGCCACGAGGCGGGGATCAAGATCCCGGCCGGCATCGACACGGAGCTGGTCCTGGCCGAGGGCGCCGCGCTGCACGAGCGGGCGGCGGACGGGGTCCCCAAGGACGAGGGGCGCGAGGCCGTCCTGGCGGCGGTGGACGCGCTGCGGGACGTGCGCCGCTCCCCCGCCGACCGGCTGGCCGCCGCGCTGGCGGTGGAGGTGCGCCAGGCCCTGGACCGGCACCCGCTGCGCGAACTGGTGAGCGCCTCGAAGCCGCTGCCGCTGCTGGTGGAGCGGGAGCGGGCGCTGTTCGGGTCCTGGTACGAGATGTTCCCCCGCTCCGAGGGGGCGTACGAGGACGCGGACGGCCGCCTGGTGCCGGGGACGTTCCGCACGGCGGCCGAGCGGCTGCCGGCCATCGCCGCGATGGGCTTCGACGTGGTGTACCTGCCGCCGATCCACCCGATCGGCACGACGCACCGCAAGGGCCCGAACAACTCCCTGACCGCCGGGCCGGGCGACCCGGGCGTGCCGTGGGCGATCGGTTCGGCCGCCGGCGGGCACGACGCGGTCCACCCGGACCTGGGGACGCTGGAGGACTTCGACGCGTTCGTGGCGCGGGCGCGGGAGCTGCGCCTGGAGGTCGCCCTGGACTTCGCCCTCCAGTGCTCCCCGGACCACCCGTGGGTGCGCAGGCGCCCGGCGTGGTTCCGGCGCCGGGCGGACGGCTCGATCGCGTACGCGGAGAACCCGCCGAAGAAGTACCAGGACATCTATCCCGTCGCGTTCGACGAGGACATGCGCGGGATCGTCCGCGAGACGGTCCGGGTGCTGCGGCACTGGATGGCGCACGGCGTGCGGATCTTCCGCGTGGACAACCCGCACACCAAGCCGGTGGTGTTCTGGCAGAAGGTCATCGCCGCGGTCAACCGCACCGACCCGGACGTGATCTTCCTGGCGGAGGCGTTCACCCGGCCGGCGATGATGCGCACGCTCGGCGAGATCGGCTTCCAGCAGTCGTACACCTACTTCACCTGGCGCAACACCAAGCACGAGCTGACCGAGTACCTGACGGAGCTGTCCGGGGAGAGCGCCGCCTCCATGCGGCCGAACCTCTTCGTGAACACGCCCGACATCCTGCCCGCGTACCTCCAGCACGGCGGGCGGCCCGCGTTCGAGGTGCGGGCGGTGCTCGCGGCCACGCTGTCGCCGACGTGGGGGATGTACGCCGGGTACGAGCTGTGCGAGAACACCCCGCTGCGGGAGGGGAGCGAGGAGTACCTCGACTCGGAGAAGTACCAGCTGCGGCCGCGCGACTGGGCCGCCGCCGAGCGGGAGGGCCGCAGCATCGCCCCGCTCATCACCACGCTCAACCGGCTGCGGCGCCGCCACCCGGCGCTGCGGCGGCTTCGGAACCTCCGCTTCCACCACGCCGACAACGACGCGGTCATCGCGTACAGCAAGCGGCGGGGTTCGAACGTGGTTCTGGTGGTCGTGAACCTCGACCCCCACCACACCCAGGAGGCGACGGTTTCGTTGGACATGCCGGATCTCGGCCTCGACTGGCACGAGACCGTACCGGTGCGCGACGAGCTCACCGGCGACACATATCACTGGGGCAGGACCAACTATGTGCGCCTGGAGCCGGGTGTCAGACCCGCGCACGTGCTGGTGGTGTGCCGGTCGTCCGGGGGCTTCCCCGCGGATCCGCACCGTTCGGTCCTGCGACCGTCTCCCCCGATCGGAGGGTCACCCACATCATGA
- the glgP gene encoding alpha-glucan family phosphorylase: protein MKAIRRFTVRPVLPDPLRPLCDLARNLRWSWHAETRELFQAVDPEGWRASGGDPVRLLGTVSAARLGELARDRRFLRRLTAAADDLDDYLHGRRWYQSRTAGDRAAGDRTVGDRTAGGEAADEPPAAIAYFSPEFGVTAALPQYSGGLGILAGDHLKAASDLGVPLIGVGLLYRHGYFRQSLSRDGWQQEHYPLLDPNELPLTLLRRPDGAPVRVGLALPGGGSLHAHVWVAQVGRVPLLMLDSDVEENGPGERNVTDRLYGGGSEHRLLQEMLLGMGGVRAVRAYCAVTGHPAPEVFHTNEGHAGFLGLERIRELTDRGTGFDAALEAVRAGTVFTTHTPVPAGIDRFDRELVARHFGPGAELPGVDVGRVLQLGRETYPGGDPGVFNMAVMGLRLAQRANGVSTLHGAVSRSMFAGLWPGFDPEEVPITSITNGVHAPTWVAPEVLRLGARRIGAHRAEDALSVGGSQRWDAVADLDDTAIWELRRELREQLVHEVRARLRASWRERGAASAELGWIDGVLDPDVLTIGFARRVPSYKRLTLMLRDRDRLREMLLHPTRPVQIVVAGKAHPADDGGKRLVREMVRFADDPRVRHRIVFLPDYGMAMAKKLYPGCDVWLNNPLRPLEACGTSGMKAALNGCLNLSVRDGWWDEWYDPDFGWAIPTADGPTTDEDRRDDLEAHALYELIEQRVAPRFYDRGANGLPERWIEMVRRTLASLGPKVLAGRMVREYVERLYTPAARAHRAMTPDAAGELAEWKARVRAAWPGVAVDHVEVDEVSEIAELGSTLALRVRVTLGDLTPEDVEVQAVAGRVDTRDGLADARAFPLKPAGGGGPDQQGRWAYEGPLTLDRTGPFGYTVRVLPAHRLLTAGVDLGLVALPADSAADGAGVLLR from the coding sequence GTGAAGGCCATCCGTCGATTCACCGTCCGCCCCGTCCTGCCCGACCCCCTGCGACCCCTCTGCGACCTCGCGCGGAACCTGCGCTGGTCCTGGCACGCCGAGACCCGAGAGCTCTTCCAGGCCGTCGACCCCGAGGGGTGGCGCGCGTCCGGCGGCGACCCCGTGCGGCTCCTCGGCACCGTCTCCGCCGCCCGCCTCGGCGAGCTGGCCAGGGACCGCAGGTTCCTGCGCCGCCTGACCGCCGCCGCCGACGACCTCGACGACTACCTGCACGGCCGCCGCTGGTACCAGAGCCGGACCGCCGGCGACCGGGCCGCGGGCGACCGGACCGTCGGCGACCGGACCGCCGGCGGCGAGGCCGCCGACGAACCGCCCGCCGCCATCGCGTACTTCTCGCCCGAGTTCGGCGTCACCGCCGCCCTGCCGCAGTACTCCGGCGGCCTCGGCATCCTCGCCGGCGACCACCTCAAGGCCGCCAGCGACCTCGGCGTCCCGCTCATCGGCGTCGGCCTGCTCTACCGGCACGGCTACTTCCGCCAGTCCCTCTCCCGCGACGGCTGGCAGCAGGAGCACTACCCGCTCCTCGACCCCAACGAGCTCCCGCTGACCCTGCTGCGCCGCCCCGACGGCGCCCCCGTCCGCGTCGGCCTCGCCCTGCCCGGCGGCGGCTCCCTCCACGCCCACGTGTGGGTGGCGCAGGTGGGCCGCGTCCCGCTGCTGATGCTCGACTCGGACGTCGAGGAGAACGGGCCCGGCGAACGGAACGTCACCGACCGGCTGTACGGCGGCGGCAGCGAGCACCGGCTCCTGCAGGAGATGCTGCTGGGGATGGGGGGCGTCCGGGCCGTGCGGGCGTACTGCGCCGTCACCGGCCACCCCGCCCCCGAGGTGTTCCACACCAACGAGGGCCACGCCGGCTTCCTGGGCCTGGAGCGCATCCGGGAGCTCACCGACCGGGGCACCGGCTTCGACGCCGCCCTGGAGGCCGTGCGGGCCGGGACCGTCTTCACCACCCACACGCCCGTCCCCGCCGGCATCGACCGCTTCGACCGCGAGCTGGTCGCCCGCCACTTCGGACCGGGGGCGGAGCTGCCCGGCGTGGACGTCGGCCGCGTCCTCCAGCTCGGCCGCGAGACCTACCCGGGCGGCGACCCCGGCGTCTTCAACATGGCCGTCATGGGGCTGCGCCTCGCCCAGCGGGCCAACGGCGTCTCCACCCTGCACGGCGCCGTCAGCCGCTCGATGTTCGCCGGGCTCTGGCCGGGCTTCGACCCCGAGGAGGTGCCCATCACCTCCATCACCAACGGCGTCCACGCCCCCACCTGGGTGGCGCCCGAGGTGCTGCGCCTCGGCGCCCGGCGGATCGGCGCCCACCGCGCCGAGGACGCCCTCAGTGTGGGCGGCTCGCAGCGCTGGGACGCCGTCGCCGACCTCGACGACACCGCGATCTGGGAGCTGCGCCGCGAACTGCGCGAGCAGCTCGTCCACGAGGTGCGGGCCCGGCTGCGCGCCTCCTGGCGGGAGCGCGGCGCCGCCTCGGCCGAACTGGGCTGGATCGACGGGGTCCTCGACCCCGACGTCCTCACCATCGGCTTCGCCCGCCGCGTCCCCTCGTACAAGCGGCTGACGCTGATGCTGCGCGACCGAGACCGGCTGCGGGAGATGCTGCTCCACCCGACGCGGCCCGTGCAGATCGTCGTCGCCGGCAAGGCCCACCCGGCCGACGACGGCGGCAAGCGGCTGGTGCGGGAGATGGTCCGGTTCGCCGACGACCCGCGGGTGCGCCACCGCATCGTCTTCCTGCCGGACTACGGCATGGCGATGGCCAAGAAGCTCTACCCCGGCTGCGACGTGTGGCTGAACAACCCGCTGCGGCCGCTGGAGGCGTGCGGGACGAGCGGGATGAAGGCGGCGCTCAACGGCTGCCTCAACCTGTCCGTGCGCGACGGCTGGTGGGACGAGTGGTACGACCCCGACTTCGGCTGGGCCATCCCCACCGCCGACGGGCCCACCACCGACGAGGACCGCCGCGACGACCTGGAGGCGCACGCCCTGTACGAGCTGATCGAGCAGCGCGTGGCGCCCCGCTTCTACGACCGCGGTGCCAACGGGCTGCCCGAGCGGTGGATCGAGATGGTGCGCCGCACCCTGGCCTCCCTGGGGCCCAAGGTGCTGGCGGGGCGCATGGTGCGGGAGTACGTGGAGCGGCTGTACACCCCGGCCGCGCGGGCGCACCGGGCCATGACCCCGGACGCGGCGGGCGAGCTGGCGGAGTGGAAGGCCCGGGTGCGCGCCGCCTGGCCGGGGGTGGCCGTCGACCACGTGGAGGTCGACGAGGTGAGCGAGATCGCCGAACTGGGGTCGACGCTCGCCCTGCGGGTGCGGGTCACCCTCGGCGACCTGACGCCGGAGGACGTGGAGGTGCAGGCGGTCGCGGGCCGGGTGGACACCCGCGACGGGCTCGCCGACGCGCGGGCGTTCCCGCTGAAGCCCGCGGGCGGCGGCGGGCCCGACCAGCAGGGCCGCTGGGCGTACGAGGGGCCGCTGACGCTGGACCGCACCGGCCCCTTCGGCTACACCGTCCGGGTCCTGCCCGCGCACCGGCTGCTCACGGCCGGGGTGGACCTGGGCCTGGTCGCCCTGCCGGCCGATTCGGCGGCGGACGGCGCGGGGGTGCTGCTGCGCTGA
- a CDS encoding M4 family metallopeptidase, producing the protein MRSTPSRRATATGALVAAAAMLAVGVQTGPATAADGLGSPAPRLQAGAQADPGSLPADLTPAQRTALIRAADAEKAAKARELGLGAQEKLVVRDVVQDRDGTTHTRYERTYAGLPVLGGDLVVTEDKAGRTEGVAKASRAELRNVDTTADVAPAAAERQAVAAARAEGSKASAPESAPRKVVWLAEGKPVLAYETVVGGLQHDGTPNELHVVTDAATGEKLYEWQAVHNGTGNTMYSGQVTLGTAQSGSSYTLTDTARGGHKTYNLNRGSSGTGTLFSGSDDTWGDGTPSNLETAGADAHYGAALTWDYYKNVHGRSGIRGDGVGAYSRVHYGNNYVNAFWQDSCFCMTYGDGANNAKPLTSIDVAAHEMTHGLTSNTARLVYSGESGGLNEATSDIFAAAVEFHANNSKDVGDYLVGEKIDIRGNGTPLRYMDKPSRDGSSKDYWYSGIGSVDVHYSSGPANHWFYLLSEGSGAKTVNGVSYDSPTSDGLPVTGIGRDKAALIWFKALTTKFTSTTNYAGARAGTVAVATELYGAGSPEVLAVEHAWAGVNVGARPGGGGDPGGKVFENTADVSIPDAGAAVTSSVNVTGVTGNAPSALKVGVDIVHTWRGDLVVDLVAPDGTAYRLKNASGGDSADNVQETYTVDASSEVANGTWKLRVQDTARYDTGYINGFKLTFP; encoded by the coding sequence GTGAGATCCACGCCATCCCGTCGCGCGACCGCCACCGGCGCCCTCGTCGCCGCGGCCGCCATGCTCGCCGTGGGCGTCCAGACCGGCCCGGCCACCGCCGCCGACGGCCTCGGCTCCCCGGCCCCCAGGCTCCAGGCCGGCGCGCAGGCCGACCCCGGCTCCCTCCCCGCCGACCTCACCCCCGCCCAGCGCACCGCGCTGATCCGCGCGGCCGACGCCGAGAAGGCCGCGAAGGCGAGGGAACTGGGCCTCGGCGCCCAGGAGAAGCTGGTCGTCCGCGACGTGGTCCAGGACCGCGACGGAACCACCCACACGCGCTACGAGCGGACCTACGCCGGACTGCCCGTCCTCGGCGGCGACCTCGTGGTCACGGAGGACAAGGCGGGCCGCACCGAGGGCGTCGCCAAGGCGTCCCGCGCGGAGCTGCGGAACGTCGACACCACCGCCGACGTCGCCCCGGCCGCGGCCGAGCGCCAGGCGGTCGCCGCCGCCCGCGCCGAGGGCTCCAAGGCGTCGGCCCCCGAGAGCGCGCCCCGCAAGGTCGTCTGGCTCGCCGAGGGCAAGCCCGTCCTGGCGTACGAGACCGTCGTCGGGGGCCTCCAGCACGACGGCACGCCCAACGAGCTGCACGTGGTCACCGACGCCGCCACCGGCGAGAAGCTCTACGAGTGGCAGGCCGTCCACAACGGCACCGGCAACACCATGTACAGCGGCCAGGTCACGCTGGGCACCGCCCAGTCGGGCAGCTCGTACACGCTGACCGACACCGCGCGCGGCGGCCACAAGACGTACAACCTGAACCGGGGCTCCTCCGGCACCGGCACGCTGTTCTCCGGCTCCGACGACACCTGGGGCGACGGCACCCCGTCCAACCTGGAGACGGCCGGCGCCGACGCCCACTACGGCGCCGCCCTCACCTGGGACTACTACAAGAACGTGCACGGCCGCTCCGGCATCCGGGGCGACGGCGTCGGCGCGTACTCGCGGGTCCACTACGGCAACAACTACGTCAACGCGTTCTGGCAGGACAGCTGCTTCTGCATGACGTACGGCGACGGCGCCAACAACGCCAAGCCGCTCACCTCGATCGACGTGGCCGCGCACGAGATGACCCACGGTCTGACCTCGAACACCGCCCGGCTGGTCTACAGCGGCGAGTCCGGCGGCCTGAACGAGGCGACCTCCGACATCTTCGCCGCCGCCGTCGAGTTCCACGCCAACAACAGCAAGGACGTCGGCGACTACCTGGTCGGCGAGAAGATCGACATCCGCGGCAACGGCACCCCGCTGCGCTACATGGACAAGCCCAGCAGGGACGGCTCGTCCAAGGACTACTGGTACTCCGGCATCGGCAGCGTCGACGTGCACTACTCGTCGGGCCCCGCCAACCACTGGTTCTACCTGCTCTCCGAGGGCAGCGGCGCCAAGACGGTCAACGGCGTCAGCTACGACTCGCCGACCTCCGACGGCCTGCCCGTCACCGGCATCGGCCGCGACAAGGCCGCGCTGATCTGGTTCAAGGCGCTCACCACCAAGTTCACCAGCACCACCAACTACGCGGGCGCCCGCGCCGGCACGGTCGCCGTGGCCACCGAGCTGTACGGGGCGGGCAGCCCCGAGGTCCTGGCCGTCGAGCACGCCTGGGCCGGCGTCAACGTCGGCGCCCGGCCGGGCGGCGGCGGCGACCCCGGCGGCAAGGTCTTCGAGAACACCGCCGACGTGAGCATCCCCGACGCGGGCGCGGCCGTCACCTCGTCCGTCAACGTCACCGGCGTCACCGGCAACGCGCCCTCCGCCCTGAAGGTCGGCGTGGACATCGTCCACACCTGGCGCGGCGACCTGGTCGTCGACCTCGTGGCCCCGGACGGCACCGCGTACCGCCTGAAGAACGCCAGCGGCGGCGACTCCGCCGACAACGTCCAGGAGACGTACACCGTCGACGCGTCCAGCGAGGTCGCCAACGGCACCTGGAAGCTCCGCGTCCAGGACACGGCCCGCTACGACACCGGCTACATCAACGGCTTCAAGCTGACCTTCCCGTAG